Proteins found in one Quercus robur chromosome 2, dhQueRobu3.1, whole genome shotgun sequence genomic segment:
- the LOC126712932 gene encoding EIN3-binding F-box protein 1: MSKLFGFSGDDDFCPGGSIYPNPKESSLFLSLGHHVDVYFPPRKRSRISAPIVFREKFERKKEVSIEVLPDECLFEIFRRLPAGQERSACACVSKRWLTLLSNIHRGEFSSNSNIENLKPEEKVNENKAEDQEIDSDGFLSRSLEGKKATDVRLAAIAVGAASHGGLGKLSIRGSNSARRVTDVGLRAIARGCPSLKVLSLWNVPSIGDEGLCEIAKGCNLLEKLDLSQCPEISDRALIAVAKHCPNLTDLTIESCSKIGNEGLQAIGRCCPNLKSISIKDCPLLGDQGIANLLSSTSYVMTKVKLQALNITDVSLAVIGHYGKAITDLVLVGLPNVSERGFWVMGNGHGLQKLKSLSITSCRGVTDTGLEAVGRGCPNLKQFCLRKCAFLSDNGLVSFAKAAASLESLQLEECHRITQFGFFGILLNCGAKLKALAMVNCLGIKDLNLGLPLQAPCKSLRSLSIRNCSGFGNASLAVLGKLCPQLQHLDLSGLQGVTDAGFLPMLESCEAGLVKVNLSGCVNLTDKVVSSLVEMHGWTLEMLNLDGCQKISDASLVAIAENCPLLSDLDLSKCMITDCGIAALANANQLNLQILSVSRCSSITDKSLPALGKLGQTLGGLNLQHCNAISISTVDLLVEQLWKCDILS; encoded by the exons ATGTCTAAGCTCTTCGGTTTCAGTg gAGATGATGATTTTTGCCCTGGGGGGTCAATATACCCAAATCCCAAGGAATCTAGCCTCTTTTTGTCCCTTGGTCATCATGTGGATGTCTACTTCCCTCCTCGCAAGAGGTCTCGCATCAGTGCTCCCATTGTTTTCAGAGAGAAGTTTGAGAGGAAGAAGGAGGTCTCTATTGaagttcttccagatgaatgcCTCTTTGAGATCTTCAGGCGGTTGCCTGCTGGCCAGGAAAGGAGTGCCTGTGCTTGTGTTTCCAAGCGCTGGCTTACGCTTTTGAGCAATATCCACAGGGGTGAATTCAGCAGCAACTCAAACATTGAAAATCTTAAGCCCGAGGAAAAGGTTAATGAGAATAAGGCTGAAGATCAAGAAATTGATAGTGATGGATTCCTTTCTAGGAGCTTGGAAGGGAAGAAGGCAACAGATGTTAGACTTGCTGCCATTGCTGTTGGTGCTGCTAGTCATGGTGGGTTGGGCAAGCTATCGATCCGGGGAAGCAATTCTGCTCGCAGGGTGACAGATGTTGGCCTTAGGGCGATTGCTCGTGGCTGCCCTTCTCTGAAGGTTCTTTCTTTGTGGAATGTTCCTTCCATAGGAGATGAAGGTCTGTGTGAGATTGCTAAGGGTTGTAACCTGCTTGAAAAGCTTGACCTTAGCCAGTGTCCCGAAATTTCTGATAGGGCTTTGATTGCAGTTGCGAAACACTGCCCTAATCTGACTGATTTAACAATAGAGTCCTGTTCAAAAATTGGGAATGAAGGTCTTCAAGCTATTGGGCGTTGCTGCCCCAATCTTAAGTCCATTTCAATTAAAGACTGCCCTCTTCTTGGTGATCAAGGAATAGCGAACTTGTTATCTTCCACTTCTTATGTCATGACTAAGGTGAAGCTCCAAGCATTGAATATTACTGATGTGTCTTTGGCAGTTATTGGACACTATGGCAAGGCAATTACTGATCTTGTGCTTGTTGGCCTTCCAAACGTTAGTGAGAGGGGCTTCTGGGTCATGGGCAATGGTCATGGATTGCAGAAATTGAAGTCATTGTCAATTACATCATGCCGAGGAGTAACAGATACCGGGCTTGAAGCTGTAGGGAGAGGTTGCCCAAACTTGAAACAGTTCTGTCTCCGTAAATGTGCATTTTTATCTGACAATGGGTTGGTCTCTTTTGCCAAAGCTGCAGCTTCACTTGAGAGCCTGCAATTGGAAGAGTGCCACAGGATCACccaatttgggttttttggcaTACTTTTAAACTGTGGTGCAAAGTTGAAGGCTCTTGCTATGGTGAACTGCCTGGGGATCAAGGACCTAAATTTGGGACTGCCTCTGCAGGCTCCTTGCAAATCTCTGCGATCATTGTCCATTCGTAACTGCTCTGGATTTGGTAATGCAAGCTTGGCAGTGTTGGGGAAGTTGTGTCCTCAACTGCAGCACTTAGACTTGAGCGGGCTTCAGGGAGTAACAGATGCTGGGTTTCTCCCAATGCTTGAGAGCTGTGAGGCTGGTCTAGTGAAGGTTAATCTTAGTGGTTGTGTAAATCTGACAGATAAAGTGGTTTCATCCTTGGTTGAGATGCATGGTTGGACTCTAGAAATGCTAAATCTTGATGGTTGTCAGAAGATAAGTGATGCAAGCTTGGTTGCTATTGCAGAAAACTGCCCATTGCTCAGTGATCTTGATCTTTCGAAGTGCATGATCACAGATTGTGGGATTGCTGCCCTGGCCAATGCAAACCAGCTCAATCTCCAGATCCTTTCAGTATCAAGGTGCTCTTCGATAACAGACAAAAGCTTACCTGCCTTGGGAAAATTGGGTCAGACCCTAGGTGGGTTGAATCTCCAACACTGCAATGCAATCAGCATCAGCACAGTTGACCTGCTTGTGGAGCAGCTATGGAAGTGTGACATCCTTTCCTAA